In a single window of the Lynx canadensis isolate LIC74 chromosome E2, mLynCan4.pri.v2, whole genome shotgun sequence genome:
- the BICRA gene encoding BRD4-interacting chromatin-remodeling complex-associated protein isoform X1 has translation MDDEDGRCLLDVICDPQALNDFLHGSEKLDGDDLLDNPGEAQSAFYEGPGLHVQEASGNHLSPEPTQPAPSVDLDFLEDAILGSPAAGGGGGGGGGADQPCDILQQSLQEANITEQTLEAEAELDLGPFQLPTLQPADGGAGPAGAGGAAAVAAGPQALFPGGTDLLGLQAPPAVLTHQALVPPQDVVNKALSVQPFLQPVGLGNVTLQPIPGLQGLPNGSPGGAAAATLGLAPIQVVGQPVMALNPPTSQLLAKQVPVSGYLASAAGPSEPVTLASAGVSPQGAGLVIQKSLPTAVATTLNGNSVFGGAGAAPAAAGGAPSAAPGLGTSPLVPAPNVILHRTPTPIQPKPAGVLPPKLYQLTPKPFAPAGATLTIQGEAGGLPQPPKAPQNLTFMAAGKAGQNVVLSGFPAPALQANVFKQPPATTTGAAPPQPPGALSKPMSVHLLNQGSSIVIPAQHMLPGQNQFLLPGAPAVQLPQTLSALPTNVGGQILAAAAPHAGGQLIANPILTNQNLAGPLSLGPVLAPHSGAHSAAHILSAAPIQVGQPALFQMPVSLAAGSLPTQSQPAPTGPAATTVLQGVTLPPSAVAMLNAPDGLVQPAPPAATGETAPVLAVQTAPQAPPAASTPLPLGLQQPPAAQQPPPQAPAPQAAAPPQATTPQPSPGLASSPEKIVLGQPPSAATAAILTQDSLQMFLPQERSQQPLSADGPHLSVPASVIVSAPPPAQDPAPTTPAAKGAGLGPQAPDSQASPAPAPQIPAAAPLKGPGPSSSPSLPHQAPLGDSPHLPSPHPARPPSRPPSRPHSRPPSQPQSLSRPPSEPALHPCPPPQAPPTLPGIFVIQNQLGVPPPAGTPAPTAPGPPQPPLRPPSQPPEGPLPPAPHLPPASAPSVVASTDASARLQAPTPPDFQLQFPPGQGPHKSPTPPPALHLVPEPAAPPPPPPRTFQMVTAPFPALPQPKALLERFHQVPSGIILQNKAGGAPAAPQASASLGPLTSPTASVLVSGQAPSGTPTAPSHPPAPAPMATAGLPPLLPAESKAFASNLPTLSVAKAAAAGPGKSSGLQYESKPRKPPTLQPSKEACFLEHLHKHQGSVLHPDYKTAFPSFEDALHRLLPYHVYQGALPSPNDYHKVDEEFQTVSTQLLKRTQAMLNKYRLLLLEESRRVSPSAEMVMIDRMFIQEEKTTLALDKQLAKEKPDEYVSSSRSLGLPIAASSEGHRLPGHGPPPSSASGAPAQPPLHLPTKLVIRHGGAGGSPSVTWARASSSLSSSSSSSAASSLDADEDGPMPSRNRPPIKTYEARSRIGLKLKIKQEAGLSKVVHNTALDPVHQPPPPAALKAAEPPPRPPPPPPPPPPPPATGQMNGTVDHPPPAATDRKPAAALAPHCPRLPLRKTYRENVEAPGSGAGEGAGAGRARGGSPAPPPPPPPPAKVDEATSGLIRELAAVEDELYQRMLKGAPPEPAASGGQGSGSRDPAWEAPPAKRRKSESPDVDQASFSSDSPQDDTLTEHLQSAIDSILNLQQAPGRTPAPPYPHAAPTAVAPASPSPLHRPEAYPPSSHNGGLGARTLNR, from the exons ATGGATGATGAGGATGGGAGGTGCTTACTAGACGTGATTTG CGACCCTCAGGCCCTCAATGACTTCTTACATGGATCTGAGAAG CTGGATGGTGACGACCTCCTGGATAACCCCGGGGAGGCCCAAAGTGCCTTCTATGAAGGTCCTGGG CTCCACGTGCAAGAAGCTTCCGGCAACCACTTGAGCCCGGAGCCCACGCAGCCGGCCCCCAGCGTGGACCTAGACTTCCTGGAAGATGCCATCCTGGGCTCGCCTGCtgcggggggcggcggcgggggcggagggggcgcCGACCAGCCCTGCGACATCCTCCAGCAGAGCCTCCAAGAGGCCAACATCACTGAGCAGACCCTCGAGGCCGAGGCCGAGCTGGACCTGGGCCCCTTCCAGCTGCCCACCCTGCAGCCCGCGGACGGCGGGGCGGGCCCGGCGGGGGCCGGAGGGGCCGCGGCCGTGGCCGCCGGGCCCCAGGCCCTGTTCCCGGGGGGCACCGACCTGCTGGGGCTGCAGGCCCCCCCCGCCGTGCTGACCCACCAGGCCCTGGTGCCGCCCCAGGACGTGGTCAACAAAGCGCTGAGCGTCCAGCCCTTCCTGCAGCCCGTGGGCCTGGGCAATGTGACCCTCCAGCCCATCCCGGGCCTCCAGGGCCTGCCCAACGGCAGCCCTGGGGGCGCCGCGGCGGCCACGCTCGGCCTGGCGCCCATCCAGGTGGTGGGCCAGCCCGTCATGGCACTCAACCCGCCCACCTCCCAGCTCCTGGCCAAGCAAGTGCCCGTCAGCGGCTACCTGGCCTCGGCGGCCGGCCCCTCGGAGCCGGTGACCCTGGCGTCGGCCGGCGTCTCGCCCCAGGGGGCGGGCCTGGTCATTCAGAAGAGCCTCCCCACCGCCGTGGCCACCACGCTCAACGGGAACTCGGTGTTCGGAGGGGCCGGGGCCGCCCCCGCAGCGGCTGGCGGGGCGCCCTCGGCGGCCCCCGGCCTCGGCACGTCGCCGCTGGTCCCGGCGCCCAACGTGATCCTGCATCGCACGCCCACGCCCATCCAGCCCAAGCCCGCCGGCGTGCTGCCCCCCAAGCTCTACCAGCTCACCCCCAAGCCGTTCGCCCCCGCGGGCGCCACGCTCACCATCCAGGGCGAGGCGGGGGGCCTCCCCCAGCCGCCCAAGGCCCCCCAGAACCTGACTTTCATGGCAGCGGGCAAGGCCGGCCAGAACGTGGTGCTGTCGGGCTTCCCGGCGCCGGCCCTGCAGGCCAACGTCTTCAAGCAGCCTCCGGCCACCACGACGGGGGCCGCCCCGCCTCAGCCGCCCGGGGCCCTGAGCAAGCCCatgagcgtccacctcttgaaTCAGGGCAGCAGCATCGTCATCCCCGCCCAGCACATGCTGCCGGGCCAGAACCAGTTCCTGCTGCCGGGGGCGCCCGCCGTCCAGCTGCCCCAGACGCTgtcggccctgcccaccaacgtCGGCGGGCAGATCCTGGCGGCCGCGGCCCCCCACGCGGGCGGACAGCTCATCGCAAACCCCATCCTCACCAACCAGAACCTGGCGGGCCCGCTGAGCCTGGGCCCCGTGCTGGCCCCCCACTCGGGGGCCCACAGCGCCGCCCACATCCTCTCGGCCGCCCCCATCCAGGTGGGCCAGCCGGCGCTCTTCCAGATGCCCGTGTCGCTGGCCGCGGGCAGCCTGCCCACGCAGAGCCAGCCGGCGCCCACGGGCCCCGCGGCCACCACCGTCCTCCAGGGGGTCACCCTGCCTCCCAGCGCCGTGGCCATGCTCAACGCCCCCGACGGGCTGGTGCAGCCGGCCCCCCCGGCCGCCACCGGGGAGACCGCGCCCGTCCTCGCGGTGCAGACGGCCCCCCAGGCGCCACCGGCCGCCAGCACACCGCTGCCTTTGGGCCTCCAGCAGCCACCGGCGGCGCAGCAGCCTCCCCCCCAGGCCCCCGCCCCTCAGGCCGCCGCCCCGCCTCAGGCCAccaccccccagcccagcccgggCCTGGCGTCCAGCCCAGAGAAGATCGTCCTGGGACAGCCACCCTCTGCCGCCACCGCGGCCATCCTCACTCAGGACTCCCTGCAGATGTTCCTGCCGCAG GAGAGGAGCCAGCAGCCCCTCTCCGCAGACGGCCCCCACCTCTCCGTGCCCGCCTCGGTCATAGTCAGCGCCCCGCCTCCCGCCCAAGACCCAGCCCCGACCACCCCCGCCGCCAAAGGAGCTGGCCTCGGCCCTCAGGCCCCCGACAGCCAGGCTTCCCCGGCGCCGGCCCCCCAG atCCCGGCAGCGGCTCCACTCAAGGGCCCGGGCCCCTCCTCGTCCCCGTCACTACCTCACCAGGCCCCTCTGGGAGAcagcccccacctgccctccccacaTCCCGCCAGgcccccctcccgcccgccctcccgcccccactcccGCCCGCCCTCCCAGCCCCAGAGCTTGTCCCGCCCGCCCTCAGAGCCCGCCCTGCACCcttgccccccgccccaggcgcccccgactCTGCCCGGCATCTTTGTCATCCAGAACCAGCTGGGGGTCCCGCCACCGGCCGGCACCCCGGCCCCCACGGCCCCaggccccccccagcccccgctgcgccccccctcccagcccccagagggGCCGCTGCCCCCGGCTCCCCACCTCCCGCCCGCCTCGGCCCCCTCTGTCGTGGCCTCCACGGACGCGTCCGCCAGGCTGCAGGCCCCGACACCGCCTGACTTCCAGCTGCAGTTCCCGCCCGGCCAGGGGCCCCACAAGTCCCCCACGCCCCCTCCGGCCCTCCACCTGGTCCCTGAGCCCGCAgcgccccccccaccgcctcctcGGACCTTCCAGATGGTGACCGCCCCCTTCCCGGCGCTGCCCCAGCCGAAGGCTCTGCTCGAGAGATTTCACCAG GTGCCGTCCGGAATCATTCTCCAGAACAAGGCCGGGGGGGCCCCCGCCGCCCCGCAGGCCTCCGCCAGCCTGGGGCCCCTCACCAGCCCCACCGCCTCGGTGCTGGTCAGTGGGCAGGCCCCATCCGggacccccaccgcccccagccATCCCCCTGCCCCGGCACCCATGGCCACCGCAG gcctccctcctctgcttcctgccGAGAGCAAAGCTTTTGCCAGCAACCTCCCGACCCTGAGCGTGGCCAAGGCCGCCGCGGCTGGGCCGGGGAAGTCTTCTGGGCTGCAG TACGAGAGCAAGCCGAGGAAGCCCCCCACCCTTCAGCCCAGCAAAGAAGCCTG tttcCTGGAACATTTGCACAAACATCAGGGCTCCGTCCTGCACCCTGACTACAAGACAGCCTTCCCCTCCTTCGAGGATGCCCTGCATCGCCTCCTGCCCTACCACGTCTACCAgggtgccctcccctcccccaacgaCTACCACAAag TGGATGAGGAGTTTCAGACGGTCTCCACGCAGCTGCTGAAACGCACCCAGgccatgctcaataaataccgcCTTCTGCTCCTGGAGGAGTCCCGG AGGGTGAGCCCCTCAGCGGAGATGGTCATGATCGACCGAATGTTCATTCAGGAGGAGAAGACCACTCTTGCCTTGGACAAACAGCTGGCCAAGGAGAAGCccg ACGAGTACGTGTCTTCCTCGCGCTCTCTTGGCCTCCCCATCGCCGCCTCTTCCGAGGGACATCGGCTCCCCGGCCACGGCCCACCGCCGTCCTCGGCGTCCGGGGCCCCCGCCCAGCCCCCTCTGCACCTGCCCACCAAGCTGGTGATTCGGCACGGAGGGGCGGGTGGCTCGCCTTCCGTGACCTGGGCTCGGGCgtcctcctccctgtcctcctcctcctcgtcttccGCCGCCTCCTCCCTGGACGCCGACGAGGACGGCCCGATGCCCTCCCGCAACCGGCCTCCCATCAAGACCTACGAGGCCCGTAGCCGCATCGGCCTCAAGCTCAAGATCAAGCAGGAAGCCGGGCTCAGCAAGGTGGTCCACAACACGGCCCTGGACCCTGTGCACCAgccgccgccccccgccgccctcAAGGCAGCCgagcccccgccccggccgccgccgccgccgccgccaccgccgccgccgccggccacCGGCCAGATGAACGGCACGGTGGACCACCCACCGCCGGCGGCCACCGACCGCAAGCCGGCGGCGGCCCTGGCCCCGCACTGCCCGCGGCTGCCCCTGCGGAAGACGTATCGCGAGAACGTGGAGGCCCCGGgcagcggggcgggggagggggccggggccggCAGAGCCCGGGGCGGCAgcccggcgccgccgccgccgccgccgccgcccgccaaAGTGGACGAGGCCACCAGCGGGCTCATCCGCGAGCTGGCCGCGGTGGAGGACGAGCTGTACCAGCGCATGCTGAAGGGGGCCCCGCCGGAGCCCGCGGCCAGCGGCGGGCAGGGCAGCGGCAGCCGGGATCCCGCCTGGGAGGCGCCTCCCGCCAAGCGGCGCAAGTCCGAGTCGCCCGACGTGGACCAGGCCAGCTTCTCCAGCGACAGCCCGCAGGACGACACGCTCACGGAGCACCTCCAGAGCGCCATCGACAGCATCCTGAACCTCCAGCAGGCCCCGGGTCGGACGCCTGCACCCCCGTACCCCCACGCCGCCCCGACGGCCGTCGCGCCCGCCTCCCCGTCGCCGCTGCACAGGCCCGAGGCCTACCCGCCCTCCAGTCACAACGGCGGCCTCGGCGCCAGGACGTTGAACAGATAA
- the BICRA gene encoding BRD4-interacting chromatin-remodeling complex-associated protein isoform X2 yields the protein MDDEDGRCLLDVICDPQALNDFLHGSEKLHVQEASGNHLSPEPTQPAPSVDLDFLEDAILGSPAAGGGGGGGGGADQPCDILQQSLQEANITEQTLEAEAELDLGPFQLPTLQPADGGAGPAGAGGAAAVAAGPQALFPGGTDLLGLQAPPAVLTHQALVPPQDVVNKALSVQPFLQPVGLGNVTLQPIPGLQGLPNGSPGGAAAATLGLAPIQVVGQPVMALNPPTSQLLAKQVPVSGYLASAAGPSEPVTLASAGVSPQGAGLVIQKSLPTAVATTLNGNSVFGGAGAAPAAAGGAPSAAPGLGTSPLVPAPNVILHRTPTPIQPKPAGVLPPKLYQLTPKPFAPAGATLTIQGEAGGLPQPPKAPQNLTFMAAGKAGQNVVLSGFPAPALQANVFKQPPATTTGAAPPQPPGALSKPMSVHLLNQGSSIVIPAQHMLPGQNQFLLPGAPAVQLPQTLSALPTNVGGQILAAAAPHAGGQLIANPILTNQNLAGPLSLGPVLAPHSGAHSAAHILSAAPIQVGQPALFQMPVSLAAGSLPTQSQPAPTGPAATTVLQGVTLPPSAVAMLNAPDGLVQPAPPAATGETAPVLAVQTAPQAPPAASTPLPLGLQQPPAAQQPPPQAPAPQAAAPPQATTPQPSPGLASSPEKIVLGQPPSAATAAILTQDSLQMFLPQERSQQPLSADGPHLSVPASVIVSAPPPAQDPAPTTPAAKGAGLGPQAPDSQASPAPAPQIPAAAPLKGPGPSSSPSLPHQAPLGDSPHLPSPHPARPPSRPPSRPHSRPPSQPQSLSRPPSEPALHPCPPPQAPPTLPGIFVIQNQLGVPPPAGTPAPTAPGPPQPPLRPPSQPPEGPLPPAPHLPPASAPSVVASTDASARLQAPTPPDFQLQFPPGQGPHKSPTPPPALHLVPEPAAPPPPPPRTFQMVTAPFPALPQPKALLERFHQVPSGIILQNKAGGAPAAPQASASLGPLTSPTASVLVSGQAPSGTPTAPSHPPAPAPMATAGLPPLLPAESKAFASNLPTLSVAKAAAAGPGKSSGLQYESKPRKPPTLQPSKEACFLEHLHKHQGSVLHPDYKTAFPSFEDALHRLLPYHVYQGALPSPNDYHKVDEEFQTVSTQLLKRTQAMLNKYRLLLLEESRRVSPSAEMVMIDRMFIQEEKTTLALDKQLAKEKPDEYVSSSRSLGLPIAASSEGHRLPGHGPPPSSASGAPAQPPLHLPTKLVIRHGGAGGSPSVTWARASSSLSSSSSSSAASSLDADEDGPMPSRNRPPIKTYEARSRIGLKLKIKQEAGLSKVVHNTALDPVHQPPPPAALKAAEPPPRPPPPPPPPPPPPATGQMNGTVDHPPPAATDRKPAAALAPHCPRLPLRKTYRENVEAPGSGAGEGAGAGRARGGSPAPPPPPPPPAKVDEATSGLIRELAAVEDELYQRMLKGAPPEPAASGGQGSGSRDPAWEAPPAKRRKSESPDVDQASFSSDSPQDDTLTEHLQSAIDSILNLQQAPGRTPAPPYPHAAPTAVAPASPSPLHRPEAYPPSSHNGGLGARTLNR from the exons ATGGATGATGAGGATGGGAGGTGCTTACTAGACGTGATTTG CGACCCTCAGGCCCTCAATGACTTCTTACATGGATCTGAGAAG CTCCACGTGCAAGAAGCTTCCGGCAACCACTTGAGCCCGGAGCCCACGCAGCCGGCCCCCAGCGTGGACCTAGACTTCCTGGAAGATGCCATCCTGGGCTCGCCTGCtgcggggggcggcggcgggggcggagggggcgcCGACCAGCCCTGCGACATCCTCCAGCAGAGCCTCCAAGAGGCCAACATCACTGAGCAGACCCTCGAGGCCGAGGCCGAGCTGGACCTGGGCCCCTTCCAGCTGCCCACCCTGCAGCCCGCGGACGGCGGGGCGGGCCCGGCGGGGGCCGGAGGGGCCGCGGCCGTGGCCGCCGGGCCCCAGGCCCTGTTCCCGGGGGGCACCGACCTGCTGGGGCTGCAGGCCCCCCCCGCCGTGCTGACCCACCAGGCCCTGGTGCCGCCCCAGGACGTGGTCAACAAAGCGCTGAGCGTCCAGCCCTTCCTGCAGCCCGTGGGCCTGGGCAATGTGACCCTCCAGCCCATCCCGGGCCTCCAGGGCCTGCCCAACGGCAGCCCTGGGGGCGCCGCGGCGGCCACGCTCGGCCTGGCGCCCATCCAGGTGGTGGGCCAGCCCGTCATGGCACTCAACCCGCCCACCTCCCAGCTCCTGGCCAAGCAAGTGCCCGTCAGCGGCTACCTGGCCTCGGCGGCCGGCCCCTCGGAGCCGGTGACCCTGGCGTCGGCCGGCGTCTCGCCCCAGGGGGCGGGCCTGGTCATTCAGAAGAGCCTCCCCACCGCCGTGGCCACCACGCTCAACGGGAACTCGGTGTTCGGAGGGGCCGGGGCCGCCCCCGCAGCGGCTGGCGGGGCGCCCTCGGCGGCCCCCGGCCTCGGCACGTCGCCGCTGGTCCCGGCGCCCAACGTGATCCTGCATCGCACGCCCACGCCCATCCAGCCCAAGCCCGCCGGCGTGCTGCCCCCCAAGCTCTACCAGCTCACCCCCAAGCCGTTCGCCCCCGCGGGCGCCACGCTCACCATCCAGGGCGAGGCGGGGGGCCTCCCCCAGCCGCCCAAGGCCCCCCAGAACCTGACTTTCATGGCAGCGGGCAAGGCCGGCCAGAACGTGGTGCTGTCGGGCTTCCCGGCGCCGGCCCTGCAGGCCAACGTCTTCAAGCAGCCTCCGGCCACCACGACGGGGGCCGCCCCGCCTCAGCCGCCCGGGGCCCTGAGCAAGCCCatgagcgtccacctcttgaaTCAGGGCAGCAGCATCGTCATCCCCGCCCAGCACATGCTGCCGGGCCAGAACCAGTTCCTGCTGCCGGGGGCGCCCGCCGTCCAGCTGCCCCAGACGCTgtcggccctgcccaccaacgtCGGCGGGCAGATCCTGGCGGCCGCGGCCCCCCACGCGGGCGGACAGCTCATCGCAAACCCCATCCTCACCAACCAGAACCTGGCGGGCCCGCTGAGCCTGGGCCCCGTGCTGGCCCCCCACTCGGGGGCCCACAGCGCCGCCCACATCCTCTCGGCCGCCCCCATCCAGGTGGGCCAGCCGGCGCTCTTCCAGATGCCCGTGTCGCTGGCCGCGGGCAGCCTGCCCACGCAGAGCCAGCCGGCGCCCACGGGCCCCGCGGCCACCACCGTCCTCCAGGGGGTCACCCTGCCTCCCAGCGCCGTGGCCATGCTCAACGCCCCCGACGGGCTGGTGCAGCCGGCCCCCCCGGCCGCCACCGGGGAGACCGCGCCCGTCCTCGCGGTGCAGACGGCCCCCCAGGCGCCACCGGCCGCCAGCACACCGCTGCCTTTGGGCCTCCAGCAGCCACCGGCGGCGCAGCAGCCTCCCCCCCAGGCCCCCGCCCCTCAGGCCGCCGCCCCGCCTCAGGCCAccaccccccagcccagcccgggCCTGGCGTCCAGCCCAGAGAAGATCGTCCTGGGACAGCCACCCTCTGCCGCCACCGCGGCCATCCTCACTCAGGACTCCCTGCAGATGTTCCTGCCGCAG GAGAGGAGCCAGCAGCCCCTCTCCGCAGACGGCCCCCACCTCTCCGTGCCCGCCTCGGTCATAGTCAGCGCCCCGCCTCCCGCCCAAGACCCAGCCCCGACCACCCCCGCCGCCAAAGGAGCTGGCCTCGGCCCTCAGGCCCCCGACAGCCAGGCTTCCCCGGCGCCGGCCCCCCAG atCCCGGCAGCGGCTCCACTCAAGGGCCCGGGCCCCTCCTCGTCCCCGTCACTACCTCACCAGGCCCCTCTGGGAGAcagcccccacctgccctccccacaTCCCGCCAGgcccccctcccgcccgccctcccgcccccactcccGCCCGCCCTCCCAGCCCCAGAGCTTGTCCCGCCCGCCCTCAGAGCCCGCCCTGCACCcttgccccccgccccaggcgcccccgactCTGCCCGGCATCTTTGTCATCCAGAACCAGCTGGGGGTCCCGCCACCGGCCGGCACCCCGGCCCCCACGGCCCCaggccccccccagcccccgctgcgccccccctcccagcccccagagggGCCGCTGCCCCCGGCTCCCCACCTCCCGCCCGCCTCGGCCCCCTCTGTCGTGGCCTCCACGGACGCGTCCGCCAGGCTGCAGGCCCCGACACCGCCTGACTTCCAGCTGCAGTTCCCGCCCGGCCAGGGGCCCCACAAGTCCCCCACGCCCCCTCCGGCCCTCCACCTGGTCCCTGAGCCCGCAgcgccccccccaccgcctcctcGGACCTTCCAGATGGTGACCGCCCCCTTCCCGGCGCTGCCCCAGCCGAAGGCTCTGCTCGAGAGATTTCACCAG GTGCCGTCCGGAATCATTCTCCAGAACAAGGCCGGGGGGGCCCCCGCCGCCCCGCAGGCCTCCGCCAGCCTGGGGCCCCTCACCAGCCCCACCGCCTCGGTGCTGGTCAGTGGGCAGGCCCCATCCGggacccccaccgcccccagccATCCCCCTGCCCCGGCACCCATGGCCACCGCAG gcctccctcctctgcttcctgccGAGAGCAAAGCTTTTGCCAGCAACCTCCCGACCCTGAGCGTGGCCAAGGCCGCCGCGGCTGGGCCGGGGAAGTCTTCTGGGCTGCAG TACGAGAGCAAGCCGAGGAAGCCCCCCACCCTTCAGCCCAGCAAAGAAGCCTG tttcCTGGAACATTTGCACAAACATCAGGGCTCCGTCCTGCACCCTGACTACAAGACAGCCTTCCCCTCCTTCGAGGATGCCCTGCATCGCCTCCTGCCCTACCACGTCTACCAgggtgccctcccctcccccaacgaCTACCACAAag TGGATGAGGAGTTTCAGACGGTCTCCACGCAGCTGCTGAAACGCACCCAGgccatgctcaataaataccgcCTTCTGCTCCTGGAGGAGTCCCGG AGGGTGAGCCCCTCAGCGGAGATGGTCATGATCGACCGAATGTTCATTCAGGAGGAGAAGACCACTCTTGCCTTGGACAAACAGCTGGCCAAGGAGAAGCccg ACGAGTACGTGTCTTCCTCGCGCTCTCTTGGCCTCCCCATCGCCGCCTCTTCCGAGGGACATCGGCTCCCCGGCCACGGCCCACCGCCGTCCTCGGCGTCCGGGGCCCCCGCCCAGCCCCCTCTGCACCTGCCCACCAAGCTGGTGATTCGGCACGGAGGGGCGGGTGGCTCGCCTTCCGTGACCTGGGCTCGGGCgtcctcctccctgtcctcctcctcctcgtcttccGCCGCCTCCTCCCTGGACGCCGACGAGGACGGCCCGATGCCCTCCCGCAACCGGCCTCCCATCAAGACCTACGAGGCCCGTAGCCGCATCGGCCTCAAGCTCAAGATCAAGCAGGAAGCCGGGCTCAGCAAGGTGGTCCACAACACGGCCCTGGACCCTGTGCACCAgccgccgccccccgccgccctcAAGGCAGCCgagcccccgccccggccgccgccgccgccgccgccaccgccgccgccgccggccacCGGCCAGATGAACGGCACGGTGGACCACCCACCGCCGGCGGCCACCGACCGCAAGCCGGCGGCGGCCCTGGCCCCGCACTGCCCGCGGCTGCCCCTGCGGAAGACGTATCGCGAGAACGTGGAGGCCCCGGgcagcggggcgggggagggggccggggccggCAGAGCCCGGGGCGGCAgcccggcgccgccgccgccgccgccgccgcccgccaaAGTGGACGAGGCCACCAGCGGGCTCATCCGCGAGCTGGCCGCGGTGGAGGACGAGCTGTACCAGCGCATGCTGAAGGGGGCCCCGCCGGAGCCCGCGGCCAGCGGCGGGCAGGGCAGCGGCAGCCGGGATCCCGCCTGGGAGGCGCCTCCCGCCAAGCGGCGCAAGTCCGAGTCGCCCGACGTGGACCAGGCCAGCTTCTCCAGCGACAGCCCGCAGGACGACACGCTCACGGAGCACCTCCAGAGCGCCATCGACAGCATCCTGAACCTCCAGCAGGCCCCGGGTCGGACGCCTGCACCCCCGTACCCCCACGCCGCCCCGACGGCCGTCGCGCCCGCCTCCCCGTCGCCGCTGCACAGGCCCGAGGCCTACCCGCCCTCCAGTCACAACGGCGGCCTCGGCGCCAGGACGTTGAACAGATAA